In Janthinobacterium rivuli, a single genomic region encodes these proteins:
- a CDS encoding cysteine hydrolase family protein, giving the protein MSNTTAPRRALLVIDVQNEYFTGDMPIEYPSVDISLPNIVTAMAAARTAGVPVIVVQHDAPEASPIFAKGSDGWQLHPQVAAFAADHRINKSMGSAFAGTDLRAWLDSHNIDTLSVIGYMTHNCDAATIYHAAHDGLQVEFLQDATGTLPYANAGGTASAEEIHRVFSAVFHSNFAAVASTQDWLNAVREGKPLEIDNIYLSNQRARKAQVN; this is encoded by the coding sequence ATGTCCAACACTACCGCACCACGCCGCGCCCTGCTCGTCATCGACGTGCAAAATGAATACTTCACGGGCGACATGCCCATCGAATACCCGTCCGTCGACATCTCGCTGCCGAATATCGTCACCGCCATGGCCGCCGCCCGCACCGCCGGCGTGCCCGTCATCGTCGTCCAGCACGACGCGCCGGAAGCCTCGCCCATCTTCGCCAAAGGCAGCGATGGCTGGCAGCTGCATCCGCAAGTGGCCGCCTTTGCCGCCGACCACCGCATCAACAAGAGCATGGGCAGCGCCTTTGCGGGCACGGATCTGCGCGCCTGGCTCGATAGCCACAACATCGACACCTTGAGCGTGATCGGCTACATGACGCACAACTGCGACGCCGCCACCATCTACCACGCCGCGCACGACGGCTTGCAAGTGGAATTCCTGCAGGACGCCACCGGCACCCTGCCCTACGCCAACGCAGGCGGCACGGCCAGCGCCGAGGAAATCCACCGTGTCTTCAGCGCCGTCTTCCATTCGAATTTCGCCGCCGTCGCCAGCACGCAGGACTGGCTCAATGCCGTGCGCGAGGGCAAACCGCTGGAAATAGACAATATCTATCTGTCGAA